One window of Atribacter laminatus genomic DNA carries:
- a CDS encoding DUF72 domain-containing protein → MEFYVGTSGWYYSWNKEKNFTWYVNNSQLNAVELNASFYRFPFPNQIKSWAQKGTGIRFSIKVSRRITHIHRLNQNSYAIWEAFVNLFKPLQSLIDFYLFQFPPSFTTKQFDTFVRFFTNIPRSFNSLLAIEMRNSEWYQKKWIKELEQISVVFVSVDSPDLLNKIILSNNIIYMRFHGRTEWYNHNYLPYELEEAVNQCCSLKPEKIYAFFNNDHFMLDNAQYFYRLLKERV, encoded by the coding sequence TTGGAGTTCTATGTTGGAACCAGTGGTTGGTATTATTCTTGGAATAAGGAAAAGAATTTTACCTGGTATGTAAATAATAGTCAGCTAAACGCCGTTGAACTCAATGCCAGTTTTTATCGCTTCCCCTTTCCAAATCAAATAAAATCCTGGGCACAAAAGGGGACAGGTATTCGTTTTTCCATTAAAGTTTCCCGACGAATTACCCATATTCATCGTTTAAACCAAAATTCTTATGCAATATGGGAAGCCTTTGTCAATCTTTTTAAGCCTCTTCAAAGTCTTATTGATTTTTACTTATTTCAGTTTCCTCCCTCGTTCACCACGAAACAATTCGATACTTTCGTTCGCTTTTTTACCAATATTCCCCGCTCATTTAATAGCCTGTTAGCGATCGAAATGAGAAATTCCGAGTGGTATCAAAAAAAATGGATCAAAGAGCTGGAGCAAATTTCAGTTGTTTTTGTAAGCGTGGACAGTCCTGATCTTCTGAATAAAATTATTCTCTCCAATAATATTATCTACATGCGTTTTCATGGAAGAACCGAATGGTACAACCATAACTATCTTCCTTATGAACTGGAAGAAGCTGTCAACCAATGTTGTTCTTTAAAGCCGGAGAAAATCTATGCTTTTTTTAATAATGACCACTTTATGCTCGATAACGCGCAATATTTTTATCGCCTTTTAAAAGAGAGAGTTTAA
- the xylB gene encoding xylulokinase → MAKLILAHDLGTTGNKATLFDENGCLISSDFFGYETYFLDSLSVEQNPEDYWEAVTISTQRLIKKSGFNANEIAVVSFSGQQMGALPIDTDGKPLHRILIWADRRGVNEVNWVKERIDEDQIYKISGHRLSPNYSMAKILWLKNNYPDVYKNTRYFLMAKDYIVYRLTGNFASDYSDASGTNLFDLVKETWSDEILDAVQIDPAKLPPLYASSEVIGAVTPEAAQETGLVPGTPVVIGGGDGPCAAAGAGVVREGQAYNYLGSSAWIALASKSPFYDREKRNFTFHHLSKGLFMPTGTMQAAGGSYQWCRDAICEREKALACELGLSPYDLMNLKASKIPAGAENLLFLPYLLGERAPWWNPHARGTFIGLTARHRKPHMIRAVLEGVSFNLRIILDAFREQGIEIENMRVIGGGARGAFWAQVLSSMFNMEILRPKYLEEATSLGAAIAGGVGVGIFPGFDIAEKLIEIKDSYQPFPEDVKTYDRLYPVFIQAYKSLIQVFDCL, encoded by the coding sequence ATGGCGAAACTGATCTTAGCTCATGACTTGGGAACAACCGGGAATAAGGCGACTTTGTTTGATGAAAATGGTTGTTTAATTTCAAGTGATTTTTTTGGCTATGAAACTTACTTCCTTGATTCTTTATCAGTTGAGCAAAACCCGGAAGATTATTGGGAAGCGGTGACCATCTCGACTCAAAGGCTTATTAAAAAAAGCGGTTTTAATGCCAACGAAATTGCCGTAGTGAGCTTTTCCGGTCAGCAGATGGGTGCTTTGCCGATTGATACTGACGGGAAGCCCCTGCATAGAATTTTAATTTGGGCTGATCGACGAGGAGTCAATGAGGTCAATTGGGTTAAAGAAAGAATCGATGAAGATCAAATATATAAGATTAGCGGGCATCGTTTAAGCCCGAATTATTCCATGGCGAAGATCCTCTGGTTAAAGAATAATTATCCAGATGTCTATAAAAATACCAGATATTTTCTTATGGCAAAGGATTATATTGTTTATCGGTTAACTGGAAATTTTGCCAGTGATTATTCAGATGCTTCCGGTACCAATTTATTTGATTTGGTAAAAGAAACCTGGTCTGATGAAATTTTAGACGCAGTTCAAATCGATCCAGCTAAACTTCCACCACTCTATGCTTCCTCGGAGGTGATAGGAGCAGTAACACCAGAAGCAGCACAAGAAACCGGATTAGTTCCTGGTACACCGGTAGTCATTGGCGGGGGAGATGGTCCCTGTGCTGCTGCTGGCGCTGGAGTGGTGAGAGAGGGTCAGGCTTATAATTATTTAGGTTCTTCTGCCTGGATTGCCTTAGCAAGTAAAAGCCCGTTTTACGATCGAGAAAAAAGGAATTTTACCTTTCACCATCTATCCAAAGGCTTATTTATGCCCACTGGTACCATGCAAGCGGCAGGTGGCTCTTACCAGTGGTGCCGAGATGCCATTTGTGAAAGAGAAAAAGCCCTTGCTTGTGAGCTTGGCCTCAGCCCTTATGATTTAATGAATTTAAAAGCAAGCAAAATTCCGGCCGGAGCTGAAAATCTTTTGTTCCTGCCCTATCTTCTTGGGGAACGGGCCCCCTGGTGGAACCCCCACGCTCGGGGTACATTTATCGGCTTAACTGCACGCCATCGAAAACCTCATATGATTAGAGCAGTCCTTGAAGGAGTGAGTTTTAATTTACGGATTATCCTGGATGCTTTCCGAGAACAAGGTATAGAGATTGAAAATATGCGTGTCATTGGCGGAGGAGCTCGAGGCGCATTCTGGGCTCAGGTTTTATCCAGCATGTTTAATATGGAGATACTACGTCCAAAGTATCTTGAAGAAGCGACTTCTTTGGGTGCTGCAATTGCCGGGGGAGTTGGGGTAGGTATTTTCCCTGGGTTCGACATTGCTGAGAAATTAATAGAAATCAAAGATAGTTATCAACCTTTTCCTGAAGACGTCAAAACCTACGACCGACTTTATCCGGTTTTTATTCAAGCCTATAAATCTTTAATCCAGGTATTTGATTGCTTATAA
- a CDS encoding hemolysin family protein, with the protein MNYATTLLLIFFLIFINAFFAASEIAIISLRRSKLKLLESDKSKQVETVNRLLKNPSQFLATIQIGVTMAGFFASATGAVSLSRNLGRKLEASGLPILGRFGEEIALIAVTLVISYLTLVFGELVPKRIAMSNPEALSIRLAKPLEYLLIAFKPMALILSASTDFISRLFGITHIDHSTHTDEELRIFITEQRTVPIEEKVLINEVFEFGDTMAYEVMTPRTDMVCIEDNSTLKDFLDLSMNSHFSRIPVFRDDLDNILGFVHIKDVLPSLEKLENGELKVRQFIRPVHFIPATKKIIELLRELQQKRIHMAIVLDEYGGTAGLVTIEDLLEELVGEIHDEHDQEAPPYRQVGENEYLVGASTPIVDLNELLFLQIPESEEFESIGGLVMEHLGKIPELGEIVDIDHYQIKVERMKGKRIVTLRLIVKNLKEEENHGETDLSS; encoded by the coding sequence ATGAATTATGCAACAACATTACTCCTTATATTCTTTTTAATATTTATTAATGCTTTTTTTGCAGCTTCAGAAATAGCTATTATTTCTTTACGTCGGAGCAAGTTAAAACTCCTGGAAAGCGACAAATCAAAACAAGTTGAGACAGTGAATCGTTTATTAAAAAATCCCAGTCAATTTTTAGCCACCATTCAAATTGGGGTTACGATGGCTGGATTTTTTGCCAGTGCTACCGGTGCAGTTTCGCTGTCGCGTAATCTGGGGAGGAAATTAGAAGCTTCCGGTTTACCAATATTGGGTCGTTTTGGTGAAGAGATAGCATTGATTGCTGTTACTCTAGTCATCTCCTACCTAACTCTGGTATTTGGAGAACTGGTTCCAAAACGAATAGCCATGAGCAACCCAGAAGCTTTATCTATCCGGTTGGCGAAACCCTTAGAATACTTACTTATTGCTTTTAAGCCAATGGCACTTATTCTTTCAGCATCAACCGATTTTATCTCCCGTCTGTTTGGTATTACCCATATTGACCATTCAACTCATACCGATGAAGAGCTCCGAATATTTATCACTGAACAAAGGACAGTTCCTATTGAGGAAAAGGTCTTAATCAATGAAGTATTTGAGTTTGGAGATACCATGGCTTATGAAGTTATGACTCCTCGAACTGACATGGTTTGCATCGAAGACAACTCGACCCTGAAAGATTTTCTTGATTTATCGATGAATTCTCATTTCTCGAGAATACCGGTTTTTCGAGATGATTTGGATAATATTTTAGGGTTTGTTCATATTAAAGATGTTCTTCCTTCTTTGGAAAAATTAGAAAATGGTGAATTGAAAGTCCGACAGTTCATTCGACCGGTTCATTTTATCCCAGCTACTAAAAAAATTATTGAACTTCTCAGAGAACTTCAGCAAAAAAGAATTCATATGGCAATCGTTTTGGATGAATATGGAGGAACAGCTGGATTAGTAACCATCGAGGATCTTCTCGAAGAACTGGTTGGTGAAATTCATGATGAACATGATCAAGAAGCCCCGCCTTATCGCCAGGTTGGCGAAAATGAATATTTAGTGGGCGCTTCGACTCCAATTGTTGATTTGAACGAACTGCTATTTCTTCAAATCCCCGAAAGTGAGGAATTCGAATCAATCGGTGGATTAGTAATGGAGCATTTGGGAAAAATACCGGAATTGGGTGAAATAGTTGATATTGACCATTATCAAATTAAAGTTGAAAGAATGAAAGGAAAAAGAATTGTCACTCTGCGTTTAATAGTAAAAAATCTAAAGGAGGAAGAAAACCATGGCGAAACTGATCTTAGCTCATGA